Proteins from a genomic interval of Ferrovibrio terrae:
- the aroC gene encoding chorismate synthase, protein MSDNSFGRLFRVTTWGESHGPALGCVIDGAPPRVPLTEADIQDWMDKRKPGTSRFVTQRQEPDTVKILSGTFEGLTTGTPIMLMIENVDQRSKDYSDIKDKFRPGHADFTYWSKYGIRDYRGGGRSSARETASRVAAGAVARQVLKTLIGPQVQLRGALVQIGEKTIDGSIWNWDSVTQNPFWCPDPKMALEWEDYLDGIRKAGSSVGAVVELRASGIPAGLGEPIYGKLDAELAAAMMSINAVKGVEIGAGFASAALSGEQNADEMKLNNGAPEFTSNQAGGILGGISTGQEIVVRFAVKPTSSILNPRTTVDRFGAETQIMTKGRHDPCVGIRAVPVGEAMLALVLADHLLRHRGQVGGFKSGFDPR, encoded by the coding sequence ATGTCGGATAACAGCTTCGGTCGACTCTTTCGCGTCACCACCTGGGGCGAAAGCCACGGCCCGGCGCTGGGCTGCGTGATCGACGGCGCGCCGCCGCGCGTGCCGCTGACCGAAGCCGATATCCAGGACTGGATGGACAAGCGCAAGCCCGGCACCTCGCGGTTCGTGACGCAGCGCCAGGAACCCGACACGGTCAAAATCCTGTCCGGCACCTTCGAGGGCCTGACCACCGGCACGCCGATCATGCTGATGATCGAGAATGTCGACCAGCGCTCGAAGGACTACAGCGACATCAAGGACAAGTTCCGTCCCGGCCATGCCGACTTCACCTACTGGAGCAAATACGGCATCCGCGACTATCGCGGCGGCGGGCGCAGTTCTGCGCGCGAAACCGCATCGCGTGTGGCGGCCGGCGCCGTGGCGCGGCAGGTGCTGAAGACCCTGATCGGTCCGCAGGTGCAGTTGCGTGGCGCGCTGGTGCAGATCGGCGAAAAGACCATCGACGGCAGCATTTGGAACTGGGACAGCGTGACGCAGAATCCCTTCTGGTGTCCCGATCCGAAAATGGCGCTGGAATGGGAAGACTATCTCGACGGCATCCGCAAGGCGGGGTCGTCGGTCGGCGCCGTCGTGGAGCTGCGCGCCAGCGGCATTCCCGCCGGCCTCGGCGAGCCGATCTACGGCAAGCTGGATGCCGAGCTTGCTGCGGCGATGATGAGCATCAATGCCGTGAAGGGCGTGGAGATCGGCGCGGGCTTCGCCTCGGCGGCCTTAAGCGGCGAGCAGAATGCCGACGAGATGAAGCTGAACAACGGCGCGCCCGAATTCACCTCGAACCAGGCCGGCGGAATCCTCGGCGGCATTTCGACCGGCCAGGAGATCGTGGTGCGCTTCGCCGTGAAGCCGACATCTTCCATTCTCAATCCGCGCACCACGGTCGACCGCTTCGGCGCCGAGACGCAGATCATGACCAAGGGTCGCCATGACCCTTGCGTCGGCATCCGCGCGGTGCCGGTCGGCGAGGCGATGCTGGCGCTGGTTCTGGCCGACCATCTGCTGCGCCATCGCGGCCAGGTCGGCGGTTTCAAGAGCGGGTTCGATCCGCGCTGA